AAGCTTCATTATGGCCGCACTTAGGACAGGAATATCCATCCGGCCATCGGATCTTTTTCAAATACTGAAAACAATCATCTTCGATCTGAAACCGTTCTTGAAACTCGAAAAAACTGATTTCATTATAATTACTCATGCTTATCTCCAGTTCAAAGATTCATCTGTTGTACTGGTGTAAACATATATATTTTTGCATCAAATGTCAAGAGTGCTGTTTCAAATCGATAAGCGAATAATATTATACATGACGACATAAATAATTGCGCATATTTTGAGTGTTTAGATCCTGAAACGAGTTCAGGATGACCAGTGTCATGCCGAACTTGTTTCGGCATCTATTTTGAAAAGAAACGCAATAAAATATGTCGTCATGTATAACCTAACTTAACCATGAAGGGAGATTCTGCAATGCTTGTGAAGCGGACATCTATCGCGATTCTGGTATGTATCGGGCTGTTTCTTTGTTACTCTTCAGTTTTCGCCCAGGCAAAAAAGGGGAGACATGCGCCCGATGCCCTTCCCGGGGTTGAGCAGGAAATGCT
The Candidatus Latescibacter sp. genome window above contains:
- a CDS encoding transposase codes for the protein MSNYNEISFFEFQERFQIEDDCFQYLKKIRWPDGYSCPKCGHNEA